In Arthrobacter sp. MN05-02, one genomic interval encodes:
- a CDS encoding LysR family transcriptional regulator — protein MVEARLADLGITLPDVVPPVASYVPAVVTGSHVYTSGQLPFIGGKLTASGKVGAADGVDAATAASLAATCAVNALAAIKSQIGDLDRITRIVKVVGFVASDPSFTGQPGVINGASELLGAVLGDAGVHARSAVGVAVLPLDSPVEVEVIAEFV, from the coding sequence GTGGTCGAGGCGCGCCTGGCGGACCTCGGCATCACCCTTCCCGACGTGGTCCCGCCAGTGGCCTCCTACGTTCCTGCCGTCGTCACGGGCAGCCATGTGTACACCTCCGGCCAGCTGCCCTTCATTGGGGGCAAACTCACAGCTTCGGGCAAGGTCGGCGCTGCCGACGGCGTCGATGCGGCGACCGCCGCCTCCCTCGCCGCCACCTGCGCGGTCAACGCCCTGGCCGCCATCAAGAGCCAGATCGGCGACCTCGACCGCATCACGCGGATCGTCAAGGTCGTGGGGTTCGTGGCGTCCGACCCGTCCTTCACAGGCCAGCCCGGCGTCATCAACGGCGCCTCGGAGCTGCTCGGAGCAGTTCTCGGCGACGCGGGCGTCCACGCCCGCTCCGCCGTCGGCGTGGCGGTCCTCCCTCTCGACTCGCCCGTCGAGGTCGAGGTCATCGCGGAGTTCGTCTAG
- a CDS encoding carboxypeptidase has translation MAARKSPLFDTATTLGKIIAFLGISALAGVLAAGLLVPVAAAAGTGASASIQFFEELPAELEREALAQPTKIVAADGSLIATLYEENRQPVTLDQVSPTMRDALVAIEDYRYYEHGGVDLEGILGAIASNVSNGTSRGASTITQQFVNNVLIDTARQNGGAITLSGGGKTVGDKLREMKLAIAVEKELSKDEILEGYLNIVPFSGTTYGVQAASRYFFNVDAKDLNIPQSAMLAGLVNGPSAYSPESNPEGALQRRNLVIDAMLTRGKITQEEHDAAIATDLGLAISPTLSGCVGAAQAPYFCDYVTHLILNDPAYGDTEDARRKVLYRSGLTIKTTLDPRVQSAAQTAVTETANPDTTDGKVGHTMLSLDPKTGNILSMAQNTRYNPEAAQGNTVLNFNVDQFDGGDPSKSLGGGGGFQPGSTYKPFTVAAWVEDGKSLNQVLDGTKKTYRQFDKWEASCAQGGEFLIQEEDGYTPQNYGDINYRFTTVLDGLAQSLNTITMASAKQLDLCRIRDIGYDMGVHQAKSSEGEEVPFGFGPSSLIGGGGEAAPMSMAKAYSGFANEGVVCDPRALTEVTAIDGTSYPVPAVSCERKIAADVARGVNYATQRVMTNGSGQLLEYGDIPMAGKTGTNDARSQTWFMGYNSGMVTASWVGNWQGEGDTSSLGGLEIGGQVYPEIDGSLIAAPSWARFMQQIPGLYVGAPFANPPAGMIAGQRSTNPGRNSGNNTGTNTGGTGTGGTTGGTTGGQAGNSGNGGNG, from the coding sequence ATGGCTGCGCGCAAATCACCCCTGTTCGACACGGCAACCACCCTCGGCAAGATCATTGCATTCCTCGGGATCAGTGCGCTCGCCGGTGTGCTCGCCGCGGGCCTCCTCGTGCCCGTGGCCGCCGCCGCAGGAACGGGGGCTTCCGCGTCCATCCAGTTCTTCGAGGAACTGCCGGCCGAGCTCGAGCGCGAGGCGCTCGCCCAGCCGACGAAGATCGTGGCGGCCGACGGCTCCCTCATCGCGACGCTGTACGAGGAGAACCGCCAGCCGGTCACGCTCGACCAGGTCTCCCCGACCATGCGGGACGCGCTGGTCGCGATCGAGGACTACCGGTACTACGAGCACGGCGGTGTCGACCTCGAGGGCATCCTGGGTGCGATCGCCAGCAACGTCTCGAACGGTACCTCCCGTGGTGCGTCGACCATCACCCAGCAGTTCGTCAACAACGTCCTGATCGACACGGCCCGCCAGAACGGTGGAGCCATCACGCTGAGCGGTGGCGGGAAGACCGTGGGCGACAAGCTGCGCGAGATGAAGCTCGCCATCGCCGTCGAGAAGGAGCTCAGCAAGGACGAGATCCTCGAGGGCTACCTCAACATCGTGCCCTTCAGCGGCACCACGTACGGCGTGCAGGCGGCGTCGCGGTACTTCTTCAACGTGGATGCCAAGGACCTGAACATCCCGCAGAGCGCGATGCTGGCCGGCCTCGTCAACGGTCCGAGCGCGTACAGCCCGGAGTCCAACCCGGAGGGTGCGCTGCAGCGCCGGAACCTCGTCATCGACGCCATGCTGACCCGCGGGAAGATCACGCAGGAGGAACACGACGCCGCCATCGCCACGGACCTCGGCCTCGCCATCTCCCCGACCCTCAGCGGTTGCGTCGGCGCCGCGCAGGCTCCGTACTTCTGCGACTACGTCACGCACCTGATCCTCAACGATCCTGCCTACGGCGACACGGAAGACGCGCGCCGGAAGGTCCTGTACCGCTCCGGCCTGACCATCAAGACCACGCTGGACCCCCGCGTGCAGAGCGCCGCGCAGACCGCCGTGACCGAGACCGCGAATCCCGACACCACGGACGGCAAGGTGGGCCACACCATGCTCAGCCTGGATCCGAAGACCGGCAACATCCTGTCCATGGCGCAGAACACCCGCTACAACCCCGAGGCAGCCCAGGGCAACACGGTGCTCAACTTCAACGTCGACCAGTTCGACGGCGGGGACCCGAGCAAGAGCCTGGGCGGCGGCGGCGGCTTCCAGCCCGGTTCGACCTACAAGCCCTTCACGGTCGCGGCCTGGGTCGAGGACGGCAAGAGCCTCAACCAGGTCCTCGACGGCACCAAGAAGACCTACCGCCAGTTCGACAAGTGGGAGGCGAGCTGCGCGCAGGGCGGGGAGTTCTTGATCCAGGAGGAGGACGGGTACACGCCGCAGAACTACGGCGACATCAACTACCGGTTCACCACCGTACTGGACGGTCTCGCCCAGTCGCTGAACACCATCACCATGGCGAGCGCCAAGCAGCTGGACCTCTGCCGCATCCGGGACATCGGCTACGACATGGGAGTCCACCAGGCGAAGAGCTCCGAAGGCGAAGAGGTCCCGTTCGGCTTCGGCCCGTCCTCGCTCATCGGTGGTGGCGGTGAAGCCGCCCCCATGTCCATGGCCAAGGCCTACTCCGGTTTCGCCAACGAAGGCGTGGTCTGCGATCCCCGCGCCCTCACCGAGGTGACGGCCATCGACGGGACGAGCTACCCCGTCCCCGCCGTGTCCTGCGAACGCAAGATCGCCGCGGACGTGGCCCGTGGCGTGAACTACGCGACGCAGCGCGTCATGACCAACGGCTCCGGGCAGCTCCTGGAGTACGGGGACATCCCCATGGCGGGCAAGACCGGCACCAACGACGCGCGTTCCCAGACCTGGTTCATGGGCTACAACTCCGGGATGGTGACGGCGAGCTGGGTCGGCAACTGGCAGGGCGAGGGAGACACCAGTTCGCTCGGCGGGCTCGAGATCGGCGGGCAGGTGTACCCGGAGATCGACGGCTCGCTCATCGCCGCTCCGTCCTGGGCGCGTTTCATGCAGCAGATCCCCGGCCTGTACGTCGGGGCGCCGTTCGCCAACCCTCCCGCCGGCATGATCGCCGGCCAGCGCTCGACGAATCCCGGCCGGAACTCGGGCAACAACACCGGGACCAACACGGGTGGCACTGGCACTGGCGGCACCACCGGTGGTACCACTGGAGGACAAGCGGGCAACAGCGGCAACGGAGGCAACGGCTAG
- a CDS encoding metallophosphoesterase, with the protein MESTQTTRSGAPLGWMAGLTLTAAAATLAYASAVERTLYQLREETVPILPPGAAPLRVLHLSDIHMVPGQTSKADWLHSLASLNPDLVVNTGDNLSSKKAVGPLLEALEPLLKVPGVFVPGSNDYYAPVFKNPLRYFAGPSILPKKSKAQDLPWADMFSAFGAAGWVDLTNRSQSVGFGNLRIDFTGVDDPHLDRDRYAPYPPGSSTSADAPHIRIAVAHSPYQRVLDYFTAGGADLMLAGHTHGGQVCIPGYGALVSNCDLPTWRARGLTQWDSDGRTVPLNVSAGIGTSRFAPIRFACKPEAVLLTLTPRTAR; encoded by the coding sequence GTGGAATCGACTCAGACAACCCGGAGCGGGGCACCGCTCGGCTGGATGGCAGGCCTCACCCTGACCGCCGCGGCCGCAACCCTCGCCTACGCCTCGGCTGTCGAGCGCACGCTGTACCAGCTGCGGGAGGAGACAGTGCCCATCCTGCCGCCGGGCGCCGCCCCCCTGCGGGTCCTCCATCTCTCGGACATCCACATGGTGCCCGGCCAGACGTCGAAGGCCGACTGGCTGCACAGCCTGGCCAGCCTGAATCCCGATCTCGTGGTCAACACGGGCGACAACCTCAGTTCCAAGAAGGCCGTCGGCCCGTTGCTGGAGGCGCTCGAGCCCCTCCTGAAGGTCCCGGGCGTCTTCGTCCCCGGATCCAACGACTACTACGCGCCGGTCTTCAAGAACCCGCTGCGGTACTTCGCAGGGCCGTCGATCCTTCCGAAGAAGTCGAAGGCGCAGGACCTGCCCTGGGCCGACATGTTCAGCGCCTTCGGCGCAGCCGGCTGGGTGGACCTCACCAACAGGTCACAGTCCGTCGGCTTCGGGAATCTGCGGATCGACTTCACGGGGGTCGACGATCCGCACCTCGACCGGGACAGGTACGCGCCCTACCCTCCGGGCAGCAGCACCTCGGCAGATGCTCCCCACATCCGCATCGCCGTCGCGCACTCGCCCTACCAGCGCGTCCTCGACTACTTCACCGCCGGTGGGGCGGACCTCATGCTGGCCGGCCATACGCACGGCGGCCAGGTGTGCATCCCGGGCTACGGGGCGCTCGTCAGCAACTGCGACCTGCCGACCTGGCGTGCCCGCGGACTGACGCAGTGGGACTCCGACGGCCGTACCGTGCCGCTGAACGTGTCGGCCGGTATCGGGACCTCACGCTTCGCTCCGATCCGGTTCGCCTGCAAGCCGGAAGCCGTGCTGCTGACGCTGACTCCCCGGACGGCCCGCTAG